A stretch of Bacillus pseudomycoides DNA encodes these proteins:
- a CDS encoding PLP-dependent aminotransferase family protein, translated as MSTYNRKLNKQSPKYQQIMEYMKEKITNGEWPIGSKIPSQRKLAQIFDVNRSTVITALEELTADGLIQGKVGMGTIVVNNTWTLLATNPPPNWNEYVKAGLHKPSKEIVQEINTVESNKKFIHLSKGELASNIFPLETMQLVMQEVSKNLTVFGYEEPKGFLPLREAISNYVSSFGIHVSPSSILIVSGALQALQLISVGLIHKGSTVVLEQPSYLYSLHVFQSAEMQLSGVSLDHQGVIPNELFRRNKHTSEKTILYSIPCFHNPTGTLMSETRRKELIKVCEKEQLPVIEDDIYRELWIDEPPPLPLKAMDKHGHVLHIGSLSKSLSPGLRIGWIIGPESVIERLSDIKMQTDYGSSSLSQRVAEKWFSSGLYQKHVESVRAQLKIRRTIMIQALDMYCKNIAEWNVPSGGFFIWLKIKPKIPMKKLYSKALSRGILLNPGRIYGEESDQHIRLSYGYASVEELIKGIYQLSEIVRELINS; from the coding sequence ATGAGTACATATAATCGAAAGTTGAATAAACAATCCCCTAAGTACCAACAGATTATGGAGTATATGAAAGAAAAAATTACAAATGGCGAATGGCCAATAGGTAGTAAAATCCCAAGTCAACGAAAATTGGCACAGATATTTGATGTAAATCGAAGTACGGTTATTACAGCATTAGAGGAGCTAACGGCAGATGGTTTAATCCAAGGAAAAGTCGGTATGGGTACAATTGTGGTCAATAATACATGGACCCTACTAGCTACTAATCCACCTCCTAATTGGAATGAGTATGTGAAAGCAGGTTTGCATAAACCAAGTAAAGAAATAGTTCAAGAAATTAATACAGTGGAATCAAACAAAAAATTCATTCACCTTAGTAAAGGCGAACTTGCTTCTAATATTTTCCCATTGGAAACAATGCAATTAGTCATGCAAGAAGTATCTAAAAACCTCACTGTTTTTGGATATGAAGAACCAAAGGGTTTTCTACCTTTACGTGAAGCCATCAGTAATTATGTAAGTTCATTTGGTATTCATGTTTCACCATCTTCAATATTAATTGTCTCTGGTGCCTTACAAGCATTACAGTTGATATCTGTTGGTCTTATACATAAGGGATCTACAGTTGTACTTGAGCAGCCTTCTTATCTTTATTCGCTTCATGTATTCCAATCCGCAGAAATGCAGTTATCAGGAGTGTCTTTGGATCACCAAGGGGTTATCCCAAATGAGTTATTTAGACGGAATAAACACACTAGTGAAAAAACAATTTTATATTCTATTCCTTGCTTTCATAATCCAACAGGAACTTTAATGTCAGAAACTCGGCGGAAAGAACTTATAAAAGTATGTGAGAAAGAGCAACTTCCTGTTATTGAAGATGATATTTACCGAGAATTATGGATTGATGAACCACCACCTCTCCCGTTAAAGGCAATGGATAAACACGGACATGTATTACATATCGGTAGTTTATCAAAGTCATTAAGTCCAGGCTTAAGGATCGGATGGATTATTGGTCCTGAATCTGTAATTGAACGATTATCAGATATAAAAATGCAAACGGATTATGGTTCTAGTTCTTTATCACAAAGAGTTGCTGAAAAGTGGTTTTCTAGCGGTTTATATCAAAAGCATGTGGAATCTGTGAGAGCGCAGCTAAAGATAAGAAGAACAATAATGATTCAAGCATTGGATATGTATTGTAAGAATATTGCCGAATGGAATGTTCCTAGTGGCGGGTTTTTTATATGGTTAAAAATAAAGCCGAAAATTCCAATGAAAAAACTATACTCAAAAGCGTTATCTAGAGGGATACTTCTTAACCCAGGGCGTATTTATGGAGAAGAGTCTGATCAGCATATTCGACTATCATATGGCTATGCATCTGTGGAAGAGCTTATAAAAGGAATCTATCAATTAAGTGAAATTGTTCGAGAGTTGATAAACTCATAG
- a CDS encoding DUF3189 family protein gives MIFIYTDFGGTHTTSLAAAYHLNKLPTDRKLTKEEILNVDYFNKLKTSDMGKIIFRGRDEGGNPVYTIGHGTSKLVVPAMKNLGEILQHQYENNEKIIFSNTSPTVPLPMTFGGLFSRRLHIDFIGVPLLVWGAKLCCDNVQRLVSYTKEAGRMTNDSVVILENETFK, from the coding sequence ATGATTTTTATTTACACTGATTTTGGTGGGACACATACAACTTCACTTGCAGCAGCATACCATTTAAACAAGTTACCAACTGATCGCAAACTAACAAAAGAAGAGATTTTAAATGTAGACTATTTCAATAAACTCAAAACTTCAGATATGGGAAAAATAATTTTTCGCGGGCGAGACGAGGGAGGAAATCCCGTTTACACAATAGGACACGGAACATCAAAGTTAGTCGTTCCAGCTATGAAGAACTTAGGAGAGATCCTTCAACATCAATATGAAAACAACGAAAAAATCATTTTTTCAAATACATCACCAACAGTTCCGCTTCCTATGACATTTGGAGGTTTATTTTCAAGAAGGTTACATATCGATTTCATTGGTGTTCCATTACTCGTATGGGGAGCGAAATTATGTTGTGATAATGTACAACGGCTTGTTAGTTATACAAAAGAGGCTGGGAGAATGACTAACGATTCGGTTGTTATTTTAGAAAACGAGACTTTCAAATAA
- a CDS encoding MFS transporter, whose protein sequence is MKKNTLANHNISILFWVHFFGTISFLQAVMTLFYVERGLTPSNIFIVLMCWSGAVLIGEVPAGVFADRFGLKLSFITGASIKIISISILFFADNIWLFCLYSLLNGLSVTFFSGADEALIYESLKETNEQHLMDKAMGKIQSASFISMLIAVIFGSYFAKDLKEEQFLILITLGLLLHFVELILLLFIKNPAAGFKYNESSYSQVIEGIQVIRKAPQLLIMFLNISLVFIPASAVFDNYDQLLLKNAGVPVFAIGMLYAVAAIGGYFASTSIGWLTQKFSRIFLLNLSGALAVGGLLLAACFGNTLWIVLGAFIILRFVRAIRYPIYSQLSNDIIPSHVRATTISLLSVLDSVMDLIIFGSLSLLAVYGLPIIFVGCALIALLGTCLPIKDIREVPKNIES, encoded by the coding sequence TTGAAGAAAAATACACTAGCAAATCATAATATTTCTATTTTATTTTGGGTCCATTTTTTTGGAACAATTAGCTTTTTACAAGCAGTTATGACGTTATTTTATGTAGAAAGAGGACTAACTCCTTCAAATATTTTCATTGTATTAATGTGCTGGAGTGGAGCGGTTCTAATTGGAGAAGTACCCGCAGGCGTTTTTGCAGATCGCTTCGGCTTAAAACTTTCTTTTATAACAGGTGCATCCATAAAGATTATAAGTATTTCTATATTGTTCTTTGCTGATAACATATGGCTCTTTTGTTTATATAGCTTATTAAATGGTTTATCAGTCACTTTCTTTTCAGGTGCTGATGAAGCCTTAATATATGAATCTTTAAAAGAAACGAATGAACAACATCTTATGGATAAAGCAATGGGAAAAATACAATCCGCTAGCTTTATTTCAATGTTGATTGCCGTTATTTTCGGATCCTATTTTGCAAAAGATTTAAAGGAAGAGCAATTTCTAATTTTAATTACACTTGGGCTGCTACTCCATTTCGTAGAATTGATTTTACTTCTATTTATCAAAAATCCAGCGGCAGGATTTAAATATAATGAGTCATCGTATTCACAAGTAATCGAAGGAATACAAGTTATTCGAAAAGCACCACAATTACTGATCATGTTCTTAAATATATCACTTGTATTTATTCCAGCGAGTGCAGTTTTTGACAATTATGATCAACTACTTTTGAAAAATGCAGGAGTTCCCGTATTTGCAATTGGTATGCTATACGCAGTCGCTGCAATAGGCGGATATTTTGCATCCACTTCTATAGGATGGTTAACCCAAAAATTCTCTCGTATATTTTTATTGAATCTTTCAGGTGCATTAGCTGTCGGTGGATTACTTTTAGCAGCGTGCTTTGGAAATACGTTATGGATTGTTTTAGGAGCATTTATTATATTACGATTTGTAAGAGCGATAAGATATCCAATTTATTCACAGCTGAGTAATGATATAATTCCATCGCATGTACGTGCAACAACAATTTCATTATTATCAGTCCTTGATTCTGTGATGGATTTAATTATTTTTGGTTCGTTATCCTTACTTGCGGTATATGGATTACCTATTATATTTGTTGGTTGTGCTCTAATTGCACTGTTAGGTACTTGCTTACCTATTAAAGATATAAGAGAAGTACCTAAAAATATTGAATCGTAA
- a CDS encoding GNAT family N-acetyltransferase codes for MNILETERLTLRLQTTDDAAFILELLNDPSWLQFIGDRGVRTIEDARAYILNGPIRMYEQFGFCLFLVERKEDHVPIGICGLVKRDSLEDVDIGFAFLPKYWAKGYAYEAASAVMAYGIDQLGLNRIVAITTQDNHASAKLLQKVGLRFERLIQLPNDPEVLNLFVFDKRKENYITKKQRYQK; via the coding sequence TTGAATATTCTTGAAACAGAGCGTCTTACTCTTCGCCTACAAACAACCGATGATGCGGCATTTATCCTCGAGCTTTTAAATGATCCCTCTTGGTTACAATTTATAGGAGATCGCGGTGTGAGGACGATAGAAGATGCAAGAGCTTATATTTTGAATGGACCGATTCGCATGTATGAGCAATTTGGTTTCTGTCTTTTTTTAGTAGAACGAAAGGAGGACCATGTTCCGATTGGAATTTGCGGTCTAGTAAAAAGAGATTCATTGGAAGATGTAGATATTGGATTTGCCTTTCTTCCCAAGTATTGGGCTAAAGGATACGCTTATGAAGCAGCTTCTGCAGTGATGGCATACGGAATAGATCAGTTAGGATTAAATCGTATTGTAGCGATTACAACTCAAGACAATCATGCTTCAGCAAAGCTTCTTCAAAAAGTAGGATTGCGGTTTGAACGATTGATTCAGTTGCCCAATGACCCTGAAGTGCTTAACTTGTTTGTATTTGATAAACGAAAAGAAAACTACATAACTAAAAAGCAAAGATATCAAAAATAG
- a CDS encoding cell wall hydrolase: protein MRIAYTETDVDLLARLMRAEAEGEGQQGMLDVGNVGVNRVMCNCLDFKGITNIQQMVYQQQGGSYSFEAVTKGYFYQRAREIDKELARKCLEYWRGHPATNSLWFFNPVGNCPPVWWNQTLAGQYKEHCFYQPTRAECPKVYAGK from the coding sequence ATGAGAATCGCGTACACAGAAACTGATGTGGACTTGTTAGCTCGTCTAATGAGAGCAGAAGCAGAAGGCGAAGGACAACAAGGGATGCTGGATGTTGGAAATGTCGGTGTGAACAGAGTGATGTGCAATTGTCTAGACTTTAAAGGAATTACAAATATTCAACAAATGGTGTATCAACAACAAGGCGGAAGTTACTCATTTGAAGCCGTGACAAAAGGATATTTTTATCAACGTGCAAGAGAAATTGACAAAGAGCTGGCAAGAAAATGTCTGGAATATTGGAGAGGACATCCCGCAACCAATTCCCTTTGGTTTTTTAATCCTGTAGGAAATTGTCCGCCCGTTTGGTGGAATCAGACATTAGCAGGACAATACAAGGAACATTGCTTCTATCAACCAACAAGAGCGGAGTGCCCAAAAGTATATGCTGGAAAATAA
- a CDS encoding glycerophosphodiester phosphodiesterase, producing MKKAFISTTICILIGINIVILQQTKGKSYIKAKNQSSQVITIAHRGASAYTPEHTIPAYRLGQQLKGDYIEIDLQMTKDGHLIAMHDDTLNRTTNGSGLVKDHTLAEIKRLDAGSFFNRKYPNLAKEEFKDVKVPTLEEIIETFGHDARYYIEIKSPDDYPGMEEKLLDILSQYQLSDPSVAKERIIIQSFSKESLKKIHSLNSTIPLVQLLTYKKAVGLTNTEIEDYKSYCIGLGMNYKRLDAEVIQQIHNQGLKVHPFTVNEEEDMKKMIEWGVNGMFTNYPDRLQHIKKIK from the coding sequence ATGAAAAAAGCATTCATTTCTACAACTATTTGCATTTTGATAGGAATAAACATTGTTATTTTACAGCAAACAAAAGGAAAAAGTTATATAAAAGCTAAAAATCAATCAAGTCAAGTAATAACAATTGCGCATAGAGGGGCATCCGCATATACTCCAGAACATACAATACCAGCCTACAGATTAGGTCAACAATTAAAAGGTGATTATATAGAAATAGATCTCCAAATGACAAAAGATGGACATTTAATCGCTATGCATGATGATACATTAAATCGAACAACAAATGGATCAGGCCTTGTTAAAGATCATACATTAGCAGAAATTAAAAGACTTGATGCTGGCAGCTTCTTTAATAGAAAATATCCTAATCTAGCAAAAGAAGAATTTAAAGACGTAAAAGTGCCAACTCTTGAAGAGATTATCGAAACGTTTGGTCACGATGCTCGTTATTATATCGAAATAAAATCGCCAGATGACTATCCAGGAATGGAAGAAAAGCTGTTAGACATACTTAGCCAATACCAGCTAAGTGATCCATCTGTTGCAAAGGAAAGGATAATCATCCAATCATTTAGTAAAGAAAGTTTAAAAAAGATTCATAGTCTAAATTCTACTATCCCACTTGTACAGCTACTAACATATAAAAAGGCAGTAGGATTGACAAATACAGAAATAGAGGATTACAAAAGTTACTGCATCGGTTTAGGAATGAATTATAAAAGACTTGATGCTGAAGTTATTCAACAAATCCATAATCAAGGATTAAAAGTTCACCCATTTACAGTGAACGAAGAGGAAGATATGAAAAAAATGATTGAATGGGGTGTAAACGGCATGTTCACGAATTATCCGGATCGTTTGCAGCATATAAAAAAGATAAAATAA
- a CDS encoding GrpB family protein, which yields MMIESYIGDLILRIEHVGSTSIEGLAAKPIIDIDVVIESYDILPDIIQRLEKEGYQHQGDLGIEGREAFQRTYKDDFMKYHLYVCPMDSKAYLEHITLRDYLSSNKAARKEYEKLEYRLAENYRNDIDCYCEGKTDFIKAVLDKMIYKN from the coding sequence ATGATGATTGAAAGTTATATCGGCGATTTAATTTTAAGAATTGAGCATGTAGGGAGCACTTCTATTGAAGGGTTAGCAGCGAAACCGATTATTGATATTGATGTCGTTATAGAGAGTTACGATATTTTACCTGATATCATACAACGATTAGAAAAGGAAGGCTATCAACACCAAGGGGATTTAGGGATTGAAGGACGTGAAGCTTTCCAAAGAACCTATAAAGATGATTTCATGAAATATCATCTTTATGTTTGTCCAATGGATAGTAAAGCCTATTTGGAGCATATTACTTTACGTGATTATTTATCATCGAATAAGGCTGCGCGAAAAGAATATGAAAAATTGGAATATAGATTAGCTGAAAACTATCGGAATGATATTGATTGTTATTGTGAAGGGAAAACAGATTTTATAAAAGCGGTTTTGGATAAAATGATTTATAAAAACTAG
- a CDS encoding alpha/beta fold hydrolase gives MNEKINKINGIDICTESFGNPNHPATLLIMGAMCSMVYWDEEFCKRLADTGRFVIRYDNRDVGRSVAYEPGSSQYTVVDMADDAIGVLDAYDINQAHIVGMSLGGMIAQIIAVRHPQRVLTMTLIASSIYGSDENNRNLPPMDEKILAYHANGSNLDWTDNESVLNYLVGGSALLCGSKHKFDEQRVTKQVTKEIKRANNLLSMFNHALLKGDDYYEGKLNEINISTLVIHGTEDTALPYEHGLALANEIPNASLLPLEGTGHEIHFDDWDNIINAISKHTSRV, from the coding sequence ATGAATGAAAAGATAAATAAAATTAATGGAATTGATATATGTACAGAGAGTTTTGGAAATCCTAATCATCCAGCTACTTTACTGATTATGGGAGCAATGTGTTCAATGGTTTACTGGGATGAAGAGTTCTGTAAAAGATTAGCAGATACAGGGCGATTCGTTATTCGATATGATAATCGAGATGTTGGACGTTCCGTTGCCTACGAACCGGGAAGTTCTCAGTATACTGTGGTAGACATGGCAGATGATGCTATTGGAGTGCTCGATGCATACGATATTAATCAAGCACATATTGTTGGAATGTCCTTGGGAGGTATGATTGCACAAATTATCGCAGTAAGACATCCTCAAAGAGTCCTAACAATGACTTTGATCGCGTCAAGTATTTATGGGTCTGATGAAAATAATCGGAATTTACCTCCAATGGATGAAAAAATTCTCGCTTATCATGCGAATGGAAGTAATTTGGATTGGACAGATAACGAATCTGTTTTGAATTATTTAGTTGGAGGATCAGCATTACTCTGTGGATCGAAGCATAAATTTGATGAACAAAGAGTTACAAAGCAGGTAACAAAAGAAATAAAGCGAGCAAATAATCTACTCAGTATGTTTAATCATGCACTGCTTAAAGGTGATGATTACTATGAGGGGAAATTAAATGAAATAAATATATCTACTTTAGTTATTCACGGCACCGAAGACACGGCGCTTCCGTATGAACATGGCTTAGCTCTAGCTAATGAAATTCCTAATGCATCGTTACTACCACTAGAGGGAACGGGGCATGAAATTCATTTTGATGATTGGGATAATATAATTAACGCTATTTCGAAACATACTTCAAGAGTGTAG
- a CDS encoding YrrS family protein, which translates to MGNESRFQEKQQTRRQRGVVNIGLSLVLLMVSMISYQLFFTAQTKGKEQPEEKKVAQLASKEAKNNKLEEQKTKQSEEEASKEQINKEVEKQELTEQQNQETESSKVTDKEKQNNENQVKNQVKKQEEQKNDKMEEQKANEEVTNKNQQDKNADQTGQNKKWEPIGTEQGTKPAMQFKEGTTDWSEMKKAISYAVDAPESQLIYDFIGNNGTNKAYGNVRDKQSNKKYKVYIDWVENKGWKPVSVQAVK; encoded by the coding sequence ATGGGAAATGAGAGTAGATTTCAAGAAAAACAACAAACCCGTCGACAGCGCGGCGTTGTGAATATTGGATTAAGTTTAGTATTATTGATGGTTAGCATGATATCTTATCAGTTATTTTTTACTGCTCAAACAAAAGGAAAAGAGCAGCCAGAAGAAAAGAAAGTAGCCCAACTAGCATCTAAAGAGGCGAAAAATAATAAATTAGAGGAACAAAAAACAAAACAATCAGAAGAAGAGGCATCAAAAGAACAAATAAACAAAGAAGTTGAAAAACAAGAATTAACAGAGCAACAAAATCAAGAAACAGAAAGCTCAAAAGTAACGGACAAAGAAAAACAGAACAATGAAAATCAAGTAAAAAATCAAGTGAAAAAACAAGAAGAACAAAAGAATGATAAAATGGAAGAGCAGAAGGCTAATGAAGAAGTAACAAATAAAAATCAACAGGACAAAAATGCAGATCAAACAGGACAAAATAAGAAATGGGAGCCAATTGGTACAGAACAAGGGACAAAGCCTGCCATGCAATTTAAAGAGGGAACGACAGATTGGAGTGAGATGAAAAAGGCAATTTCCTACGCTGTTGATGCCCCTGAATCACAACTCATTTATGATTTTATCGGAAATAATGGAACGAATAAGGCATATGGTAATGTGCGAGATAAGCAAAGCAATAAAAAATATAAAGTATATATTGATTGGGTAGAAAATAAGGGATGGAAACCAGTATCAGTTCAGGCTGTAAAATAA
- a CDS encoding helix-turn-helix domain-containing protein codes for MNVGERIRQIRIHKEFTQGELVSGICSITYLSRIENGQIKPSAPFLEKVAKKLEVDYNFLVDADHEDIEPKLLEICNRYKNDNIISEKDLSSLELYVRDIDSILLLLKAYGVLIYYHSRNNNLLHVEPIVTQASQVIPNQIDPEYTEDYIYYLMARGHYFYSKQDYMAAHEIYVKTESLLGLEETPQHASIYYNLCIVNKELYKDKSISRLYARKAYGISLKFNLEEKVINTLLMLALLYQLDELYEKALEWLQQAELGVKNNNNSMYLPIISYNYGKIHQGLKDYTNAIKYYEKSLQQSEFLHQKSQKIYTLRSLIEVHIECKDWKTVNKFMDEAFNFLSISDVPDAHVQLYGFKGKISKLRGDYYGYEKNMQKAIEMGLEKKQYPLVSKLAHELGNYFFDNRAYKMSAKYLKISIENSTN; via the coding sequence ATGAACGTTGGTGAAAGAATCCGACAAATACGTATACATAAAGAATTTACGCAAGGAGAATTAGTATCCGGGATATGTTCTATAACTTATTTAAGTAGAATTGAAAATGGACAAATTAAACCCTCAGCTCCTTTTTTAGAAAAGGTCGCAAAAAAGCTAGAGGTTGATTACAATTTTCTTGTAGATGCAGATCATGAGGATATAGAACCTAAGCTTCTTGAAATATGTAATAGGTATAAAAACGATAATATTATAAGTGAAAAAGACTTATCTTCTTTAGAACTGTATGTTCGTGATATAGACTCTATTCTTTTATTATTAAAGGCTTATGGTGTTTTAATATACTATCATTCCCGAAATAATAACTTATTACATGTAGAACCAATTGTAACTCAGGCCTCGCAAGTTATTCCAAATCAAATAGACCCTGAGTATACTGAAGATTATATATATTATTTAATGGCTCGAGGTCATTATTTTTATAGTAAACAAGACTATATGGCCGCACATGAAATTTACGTGAAGACAGAGAGCTTACTAGGCCTAGAAGAGACTCCACAACACGCTAGTATATATTATAATCTATGTATTGTAAATAAAGAGCTTTATAAAGATAAAAGCATTAGTCGTTTGTACGCTCGGAAGGCTTACGGAATATCCTTGAAATTTAATTTGGAGGAGAAAGTAATAAACACTCTGTTAATGCTCGCACTACTGTATCAGTTAGATGAATTATATGAAAAAGCTCTTGAATGGTTACAGCAGGCAGAACTTGGAGTGAAAAATAATAATAATTCTATGTATTTACCTATAATTTCCTATAATTACGGAAAAATTCACCAAGGTTTGAAGGATTATACTAATGCTATTAAGTACTATGAAAAAAGCTTGCAACAAAGTGAGTTTCTCCATCAAAAAAGTCAAAAGATATACACATTACGAAGTTTAATAGAGGTTCATATAGAATGTAAAGATTGGAAAACTGTTAATAAATTTATGGATGAAGCATTTAATTTTTTATCAATTTCTGATGTACCTGACGCTCATGTTCAACTATATGGATTTAAGGGGAAGATATCCAAATTAAGAGGAGATTATTATGGATATGAAAAAAACATGCAAAAAGCAATTGAAATGGGTTTAGAAAAAAAACAATACCCTTTAGTAAGTAAACTGGCTCATGAACTAGGAAACTATTTTTTTGATAATCGTGCTTATAAAATGTCAGCAAAATATCTAAAAATATCAATTGAAAATTCGACGAATTAA
- the speD gene encoding adenosylmethionine decarboxylase: protein MKLTPEQRIQLHGFNNLTKSLSFNMYDICYTKTKEEREAYIEYIDEQYNADRLTKILKNVSDIIGAHVLNIAKQDYVPQGASVTILVSEGPVVEVPTESFTESPGPLPDSVVMQLDKSHITVHTYPEYHPDEGISTFRADIDVATCGEISPLKALNYLIHSFDTDIMTIDYRVRGFTRDITGNKLFIDHEISSIQNYIPNNVKSLYDMIDVNVYQEHIFHTKCKLKEFDLNNYLFGYTQEKLSVKEQEDITTKLKTEMDEIFYGKNMNHGLIEEDLDDNSFQKTINNS from the coding sequence ATGAAACTAACACCAGAACAACGGATTCAATTACATGGATTTAATAACCTAACAAAATCATTAAGCTTTAATATGTATGATATTTGCTATACAAAAACAAAAGAAGAACGGGAAGCTTATATAGAATACATAGATGAACAATATAATGCAGACAGATTAACTAAGATTTTAAAAAATGTCTCAGACATTATAGGTGCACATGTATTAAATATTGCTAAACAAGACTATGTACCACAAGGAGCAAGCGTAACCATATTAGTATCAGAAGGTCCGGTGGTCGAAGTGCCGACAGAATCATTCACTGAATCTCCTGGACCGCTCCCGGATTCAGTTGTCATGCAGTTAGATAAAAGTCATATTACAGTCCATACGTATCCTGAATATCATCCTGATGAAGGTATTAGCACGTTTAGAGCGGATATCGATGTGGCTACATGCGGTGAAATTTCACCTCTTAAAGCATTAAATTATCTTATTCACTCATTTGATACAGATATTATGACCATTGATTACCGCGTTAGAGGATTTACAAGAGATATAACAGGTAACAAATTATTTATTGATCACGAAATAAGTTCTATCCAAAATTACATTCCAAATAACGTGAAAAGTCTCTATGATATGATTGATGTCAATGTATATCAAGAACATATCTTTCATACAAAATGTAAACTAAAGGAATTTGACTTAAATAACTATCTATTTGGATATACACAAGAAAAATTATCCGTAAAAGAACAAGAGGACATTACAACAAAATTAAAAACAGAAATGGATGAAATATTTTACGGAAAAAACATGAATCATGGATTAATTGAAGAGGATTTGGACGATAATTCTTTTCAGAAAACTATAAATAATTCGTAA